actaatatTTTACTTGAGAATTGATatgtctaataaaataaaatatttaagacgaatttggtaattaaaatttgacaaaagaGGGTTGGGTCTGTAGAGGTTTGGCTTTTTCCTTTTTCCAGAGATGCGCAGGTTGAATGTGAGACACAACAGATgaaaaattctttttatatcaatttacagttgtaaaaattaaaattacaaacCACCCCCTTTAAATTATACAGTATGTATATACACTATTTATTCATACAGTACCATATATGTTTATGTTATagaaatactaaaaaatttgaCTATTTAAACTCATCAATTAATAAACCTTTGAATGTCTGTGTTGATTAATGATTAAGATGGTAACACCTAATTAAGGATAAATAACCCataaaatcattttgaatttgaaagaaaTCACCTTTTCTAATTTTGGGAGAATGCAGAGTATAGATATGTTTTTATATTGGCAGATTTTAGTGTAGTGCTATCATAATTGTTTTTGCTTGCATGTAACAGGAAGTACCATGCCTCTTTTTGGTTGCTATCTATTTTTTTCTATCTATTTTTCAAGTTTAATCTTTGACTTCAAATGCAATGAAGGGTATAaatgtaattttaaaataaaaataacaaaagagagCATAAAATAGAATAGGATTCAATAAAGGTGAACATAGCACCCTATTACATGACATGTTATTTAGATaattcacctaaaataaacatcCAACTATCAGACAAACTGATTAAGATACTCATCCACAGTTGTGTATTTGACATCGGGATAGAGCTGCGATGCCTCCACTCCAAAAGATTCCTCAATTTCAAAGTTAGTTTGATCCCCCTTCACATACACAGCATGGGTAATAGAAAGGACCACGTTCAAGGGTGGGGCAGACtctgaaatgaaaagaaaatgaagaagattATTATGTCACTAGTGCATATAACTTAGCACATATACATCCTGAAATGAAAGCTAAGAGTACTTTTACTCACTAACCTTGAATTTGCTTGAGGACTTGTTCTTCCGGTACATAGACCTTCTCAAGAGTCTTACCAATCTTGTTCTCCCAGAGAGACACTAATTCATTGAATGACAAGGTATTAGCTGGAGGTCTGATATAGAGAATTTTATTCAAGGTTCTTGGATCATCCACCGCTTTGATGGTGTAAGCTGCGATGTCCTCTTCCTTGTTCCAAACAGCTACAAACATTAATATATAATGTGTCAATAATGTGTGAGATACTGTACATCTATATACATGTGCTTCAAGAATTTAAGTGCATCCTCACATTTGGCGTTTCCATCCCCAAGGATAACAACTTTGTCTCTTGGGGGAGAGGTAGCTCCAGGCTGTGACAGATTGGGTAGAAAGTAACCAGCAAAGAAGTTGGAAGACACATAGGTGTACGGAATTCCTTCAGCCTCAACGGTTCGACGAATTTTGGACTTGGTAGCAAATGCACTCTTTGCGGGATCAACTGCGGTAGTTCGGTCCACATCATTCCCGAATTCCGAGGGAAGAAATCTCTGAACCATAAGATAACAACCATCAACAGCAAGTTCCAAAATTAAAAACGGAAATTTCTTCCGAAAACATCTTAAAAAGGTGATACCTTGACATTTCCTGCCTCCTTGATGGCAGAAATGATCTTGTCTTGATCAGCTAACTGGGCATGTCCGACGGTAGAGATGACGACGTCCACCTGCTTGATGGCCTTCACCAAACTTTCGTGATCATACAGATCTCCCTGCGTGTGCCGTACAGTATAAGGTCGCAGAATTAAAGAAGAGGAATAAGAAGAAAAGGGGTTTTACTTTTACGTACCGAAATAAGATTGACCCCCAGGGTCTTGAATTTGTCGATAATTTGGGCCTTTTCTGGGTTGGAAAGAGTGGATTCCCTGACAAGAAGGAAGGT
The Arachis stenosperma cultivar V10309 chromosome 7, arast.V10309.gnm1.PFL2, whole genome shotgun sequence genome window above contains:
- the LOC130941279 gene encoding phenylcoumaran benzylic ether reductase Pyrc5-like; protein product: MAAASSKILVIGGTGYIGKFVVETSAKTGHPTFLLVRESTLSNPEKAQIIDKFKTLGVNLISGDLYDHESLVKAIKQVDVVISTVGHAQLADQDKIISAIKEAGNVKRFLPSEFGNDVDRTTAVDPAKSAFATKSKIRRTVEAEGIPYTYVSSNFFAGYFLPNLSQPGATSPPRDKVVILGDGNAKSVWNKEEDIAAYTIKAVDDPRTLNKILYIRPPANTLSFNELVSLWENKIGKTLEKVYVPEEQVLKQIQESAPPLNVVLSITHAVYVKGDQTNFEIEESFGVEASQLYPDVKYTTVDEYLNQFV